One genomic window of Numida meleagris isolate 19003 breed g44 Domestic line chromosome 1, NumMel1.0, whole genome shotgun sequence includes the following:
- the SLAIN1 gene encoding SLAIN motif-containing protein 1, whose protein sequence is MGYKLQDLTDVQIMARLQEESLRQDYASTSASVSRHSSSVSLHSGKKGTCSDQEYDRYSLEDEEEFDHLPPPQPRLTRCSPFQRGIPHSQTFSSIRDCRRSPTSQPFPSSTYQQPYYSPQVQTPEQQPNRINGDKLRRSMPNLARMPSTPTINNTAGFASSPVTVRNSQSFDSNLHGASNGISRMQSCIPSPGQLQHRVHSVGHFPVSVRQPLKATAYVSPTVQGSSSIPVSNNLQLHSNTGIPMPNKIASQGILGRSALPRPSLAINGSGIPRSKIAQPVRSFLQPPKPLSSLSTMRDGNWRDGCY, encoded by the exons ATGGGATACAAACTGCAGGACCTCACCGACGTTCAGATCATGGCTCGTCTACAGGAAGAGA GCCTTAGACAAGATTATGCTTCGACTTCAGCATCAGTGTCAAGACACAGTTCAAGTGTATCACTGCACTcgggaaagaaggggacatgCAGCGACCAGGAGTATGATCGCTACAGCCTTGAGGATGAGGAAGAATTTGACCACCTCCCACCCCCACAGCCACGGCTCACCCGCTGCTCCCCATTCCAGAGAGGGATCCCACACTCACAGACTTTCTCCAGTATTCGGGACTGCAGGAGAAGCCCTACTTCCCAGCCCTTTCCTTCAAGTACTTATCAGCAGCCCTACTATTCTCCTCAAGTCCAAACTCCAGAGCAGCAACCAAATAGGATTAACGGAG ATAAACTCCGAAGAAGCATGCCTAACCTAGCTCGGATGCCAAGTACCCCTACCATTAACAATACTGCTGGCTTTGCTAGTTCTCCAGTCACTGTGAGGAACAGTCAGAGCTTTGATTCCAATCTGCATGGAGCAAGTAATGGGATTTCTAGGATGCAGTCATGTA TTCCATCTCCTGGACAGCTTCAACACAGAGTTCACAGTGTGGGACATTTTCCAGTGTCTGTCAGGCAGCCTCTCAAAGCTACTGCCTACGTAAGCCCAACTGTACAAGGTAGTAGTAGTATTCCAGTGTCCAACAATCTACAGTTACATTCTAACACTGGGATCCCAATGCCCAACAAGATTGCCAGTCAAGGGATTTTGGGGCGCAGTGCTCTTCCAAGACCCTCGTTGGCCATCAATGGGAGTGGCATACCCAGAAGTAAAATTGCACAGCCAGTTCGAAG TTTTCTTCAGCCTCCAAAGCCACTTTCATCACTCAGCACGATGCGGGATGGGAACTGGAGAGATGGCTGCTATTGA